A region of Helicoverpa zea isolate HzStark_Cry1AcR chromosome 16, ilHelZeax1.1, whole genome shotgun sequence DNA encodes the following proteins:
- the LOC124637554 gene encoding glutathione S-transferase theta-1, whose protein sequence is MSLKLYCDLMSQPSRALYILLKSIKCDFEVKFVNLREAEHYSEEFSEINRFQRVPVIDHNGFILTESVAILKYLSRENIIPESLYPKESKAQARVEEFLEWQHAGLRLHCAMYFRVKYLNPIMFGKPVDAKSLVGYESRMVSALTDFNTKWLGRGTDFINGNTPTVADLLAACELEQPRMSGYDPCENFANIAVWFKKVREHFNPYYGEGHVIVNKIIKKNSKVASKV, encoded by the exons AtgtctttaaaattatattgtgatCTTATGTCGCAACCCTCAAGGgctttatacatattattgaaATCAATAAAGTGTGATTTTGAGGTGAAATTCGTTAATTTACGTGAAG CTGAACATTATTCGGAGGAGTTTAGTGAAATTAATAGGTTTCAGCGGGTTCCAGTAATAGATCACAATGGATTTATTTTAACTGAAAG TGTTGCCATTCTCAAGTACCTGTCCAGAGAGAATATAATACCAGAGAGTTTGTACCCAAAGGAGTCTAAAGCTCAGGCTCGAGTGGAAGAGTTTCTGGAGTGGCAACATGCAGGACTGAGGCTGCACTGTGCCATGTACTTTAGAgttaaa TATTTAAACCCAATAATGTTTGGGAAGCCAGTGGATGCCAAGAGTCTGGTTGGATATGAGAGTCGCATGGTGTCTGCACTGACTGATTTCAACACCAAATGGCTTGGTAGAGGCACCGATTTTATTAATGGCAACACTCCCACTGTTGCCGACTTGTTAGCCGCTTGTGAATTGGAACAGCCTC gAATGAGTGGTTATGATCCATGTGAGAATTTTGCGAACATTGCAGTATGGTTTAAGAAAGTTCGAGAACACTTCAACCCCTACTATGGCGAGGGACACGTGATagtcaacaaaataattaagaaaaattcTAAAGTAGCTTCTAAGGTTTAA